The sequence below is a genomic window from Ochrobactrum quorumnocens.
GCGGATGCTTTTTTCCTTGGTAATGGCGACTACGTAACGAATGATGGCCAGAACGCGAAGGTCGCAGGCGCTTATGCCTACACGCTGCACCGCAGCCCCATTATCAGCGGCACGGATGTCTATGGGGATAGCTATGCGACCAATGACTGGTATTTGCGCTCGATATTGACCAATCCAGTCGATCCAGTCGTGCCTACCAGCCCTCAACCGCCCCGCTATCAGCCGGGCGTACCGATTTACGAGAATTATCCGAACGCACTACAGGTCCTTAATCGTCTGCCGACACTTGCGCAGCGCACCGGCAATCGATACTGGGGCGAAAGAGCTCCAGCCGAGACTGTGTTCTGTAAGGATCCAGCACAAAACTTCAGATGCACGCCGACGCAGGACCAGAACGCCTATTATCAGGATGGCGCGACAACGATTGTTGGCGGCATGGGCGTTTGGGGTCGCATCGAAGGACTGCATGGTCGTCAGCAACCCAACGTAACCACGAGCCAGTCGGACTATGAATACGATATGTGGAAGCTGCAGGCTGGTGTAGACGGTCAGCTCTATGAAAACGACGCCGGCAAGCTCATCGGCGGCGTGAGCGTTCACTATGGCCAGGTCTCCACCGATATTACCTCGGTTTTTGGCAATGGAAACATCGATACAACAGGCTACGGCTTCGGCGGCACGCTGACGTGGTATGGCAATAACGGCTTCTATCTCGACGCCCAGGGTCAGGTTACCTGGTACGACAGCGATCTTTACTCCGATACGCTGCGTCAGGGACTTGCCGATGGCAGCGATGGTTTTGGTTATGCTCTGAGCCTCGAAGCGGGCAAGCGCATCGCTCTTAATGAGAATTGGATCCTTACGCCGCAGGCACAACTGACCTGGTCGACGGTCGATTTCGATAGCTTCACCGATCCCTACGGGGCCCACGTGTCGCTCGACAAGGGTGACAGCCTGAAGGGTCGTCTGGGTCTGGCCCTTGGGCACGAGCGCAGCTGGAAGGACGATGACGGTCAGACGAGCCGGGCACAGGTGTATGGCATTGTCAATCTCACCAACGAGTTCCTCGACGGAACACGGGTCGATGTATCGGGTACGAAGTTCGACAGTCGCGCCGACCGGCTGACCGGCGGTGTCGGTCTTGGTGGCACCTACAGCTGGGCCAACGACAAATATGCAGTCTTCGGCGAAGTGTCTGCAGACACCAGCCTGAAGAATTTCTCTGATAGTTATGAGGTGGGTGGAACGCTCGGATTGCGCGTGAAGTTCTGATCGATATCACAAAAAGCGCTCCCGGGATCGAATAGATGCCGGGAGCGCTTTATTATCAGGCCGTCAATGGTGATGGATAAGAATTCAGCCAAAATCCGAGTTCAAATAGCCAGGCACCCTCCTTGGATATCTCATGACAACAATCCCGCTCGCAAAGTCGCTTTCTTATTCTGCTATCTCCCGGCGGAGTTTCATACTCGGGTTGCTCGCGGTGCAAGGTTGCAGCACCGTTAGCGGAACAATGTCTCCGTCCCCCGACGAAAGTCCCTATTCGTCCGAACCGTTTCCTGTTCGTCCGGTCAATCGTGGCAAATTCGCAAAAGATCTGCAGCCGGTCACGATGGCAAAAAAGGTTGATGCCCCGCCCGGAGCGATCATTGTCGATCCTCACAGCAAGCATATCTATTATGTCGAATCCAAGGGCACCGTCAGGCGCTACGGTATAGCTGTTGGCAAAACCGGGTATAGCTGGCGCGGGACGGCGACGATCGAGCGAAAGGCCAAATGGCCGGCATGGCATCCCACTGATGATATGCATGCCGAAACGCCTGGCTTGCCCAAACGTATAGCGCCGGGACCAGCCAATCCTTTAGGAGCACGCGCACTATACCTGTTCAGCGATGGCCGGGACACGCTGTACCGCATTCACGGTACGAATGAACCGTGGACTATTGGCACGGAAGCCTCCTCAGGCTGCATTCGCATGCTCAACGAAGACATCATTGAACTATACGAAAAAGTGCAAACCGGTGCCAAAGTTCAAGTCCTGTAACACAGTACACCTCAAACTTGACCGAAGTTTTTGATACAATAAAAACTATGCATCCAAGTTTGGCTCCAGATATCAACAGCTAGATGAGTATAAAACTATTTCTGCCTATCGCGATTTCGGAACAGATTTAAAAGAAGTGGCAGACGATTATAAATCAACGTCAACACTACGGACAATAGCAGCACATTAAGAGAAAATGTAATCCAGTTTACATGTGTTGGGAGCTGATTAAATTTGACCCAAGTCACTTTCAAATCATGTGGGTACCTCCCAAACGAAAATCGTGAAAAGTCCTGATATATCCACTTAAACGGCCAACCAAAACCGACTGAAAAAATATCCGAAGAGGAACTTACTGTTTCACTTTTGAGATTTGTGATAGTCCAGCATAGGATTGCAGCGATAGGTAGACTGCACAAAAACGTCTTAATGCGGTCGATGAGCATAGTTCTAACCTAATAATGCGGCCAAACGTTAAGGTACTTGCAGTAACAGAAATATATTTAGATCGATATACGATATTCCCACAGGCTCAATAAAGTCTTCGGTTCAGATGGAGGCACAAGCATTTTTCTTTCGCATGGCTTGTGGTGTTTTCGCTAACAATTGGTGTATTAGCACCACTTAACGCAGATTATCATTCTATGATCCCTGTGAACATTCACCGCCGCTGAATATGTCATGTCAAAAGCTTCGGCCGGGCAGACCATCACCAAAAATGCAGATCGAACTCACACCGATTTGGCTTACTTCCCTCGCCATGGGATCGGGCGTGGGGTTGGCATGGCCGCATCTGTTGACTTGTATGTTTCAGGTTGCGCCCGATGGCGAACAACAACTGCCTTCTGCCTCCAATACGAACGTGCAAATATTTGCCGCCGCACTCGGTGCAGCTTTGGCACGAATGGCGGCGAATGTATCCGGCTTTACTAATCCCGGAAGTTTTGCTGGCACAGCACGCGCCGATCCCCGGCATTCTTACTGGTCTCGGAGTGGTTCGACTTCGTTAGAAACTCGGGATTACTGTCAGGTTTAGAGGGAGCTGCCCCTCGATAATGTCGTCCGCAAGCTTAACCGCCAACTGTTCCGCGGCATTGGCCTCGATGTTCACAGTATCCAAAGGGGGCCGTCAAACGGCAGCGACCTCAATAAAAGTGTCTCGGTTACATTATTTCAATAAACAGCAAGCGTACCATAGGTTATGACAATATTGAATGAAATCCACACTTTGCAACGGTGACCGCGACACTCACGCGGCGCATTGAGGTTCTAATGTTCAGCCATGTCACCGTCGGAACGCGTAATCTCCAGCAGGCAGGGCAATTCTATGATGCCGTGCTTATACCGCTAGGGTTGAAACGCCGGATCGTCACTCCTGATGGCGGTCCTGCGTCACTGTGTTGGGTATCACCGCACGAATCCTTACCCCGTTTCTATGTCTATAGTCCCTTCAATGGTGAACCAGCCACAGTCGGTAACGGTAGCATGGTCGCTTTCCTGGCGCCATCGGAGGAGGCAGTAAACGAGGCCTATGCCGGCGGAATGGCGAATGGAGGAACGGACGATGGCGGTCCAGGGCCACGCCCGCACTATGGCGACGGCTACTTCGGAGCCTATCTGCGCGACCCCGACGGTAACAAGATCCACCTTGTTCATCGCGGTGACATTGGATAACTCCACCGGAGCGCAGCTTCATTTTCTGGAAGAGGCCCCAATGATCTTCAGCCAGCTCGCCCTCGTCTACGGCACTTACCTCATCGCAACCGCTAGTCCAGGGCCAAGCAACATGGCAATCATGGCTACCGCAATGCGTGATGGCCGTCTGCCAGCGCTTGTATTGGCGGCAGGTGTCATCACCGGCTCGCTCTTCTGGGCAGTGCTGACTGCGACGGGGTTGTCCGCGGTACTAGCCACCTATGCTCAGGCGCTGTTCATCATAAAAATCCTTGGCGGCGTTTACCTTTTATATCTGGCTTTCCGCGCGGGTAAGTCGGCACTCAAACCCATGTCTGGAATCGCACAGAATACCACGGCAGGTGTGCCGCATTGCCGCTCGCTCTACCGGCAGGGCCTGCTCATGCACATCGGCAATCCGAAGGCCATTCTGGCTTGGATTGCGATCATGTCACTGGGGTTTCGCGCGGATGTGCCCCCTGGAATGCTGCTGGCGATCATCGGTGGCTGCGCTTTCCTTGGCATAATAGTGTTCGGCGGTTATGCCATACTGTTTTCTACCGCCTCGATGATTGCCTTTTACGCCAGATTGCGGCGCTGGATCGAAGCCGTTCTATCGGTGATCTTTGCAGCCGCCGGACTTAAACTGCTTGTCTCACAGGTTTGAAGTGTACTCACGCTTCCCAACCTGGTCAGAATTGAAAGAGTAACGTTATGCCGCTTGCTATCCACATGGTTGATGTATTCGGTTCCGGGCCGTTTTCTGGCAATCCACTTGCGGTCATCACCGGTGCTGACAATCTCACGACAGATGAAATGCAGCGAATAACGCGGTGGTTCAACCTTTCCGAAACCACATTTTTGCTGCCACCCAGGCATCCAGATGCTGACTATCGGGTCAGGATATTCACGTTAGACAGGGAAATGCCGTTCGCTGGACATCCCACACTAGGGAGTTGTCATGCTTGGCTCGCAGCCGGCGGCACACCCAAACACGAAACGGGCATCGTGCAGGAATGTGGCGCCGGTCTGGTCAGAATCCGGCGCGCCGATGGGCGACTATCCTTTGCTGCGCCGCCGCTTATTCGTTCGGGCGCACCAACACCCGAAGAACTGGACGAGGCTCGGCGGCTATTGGGGATCGAGTCCCGTGACATCATCGACGCCGCCTGGATAGACAATGGTCCGGGATGGCTGGGGGTCAGGCTTGCGTCAGCAGAGAAAGTGCTACTGCTAGAACCGGTCCGCAATTGGTCAGGCCGCATCGATGTCGGTGTGGTTGGTCCTCATGCGAAAGGCAGCGAGGCCGCGTTGGAGGTGCGCGCCTTCTTCAGCGATCACCTGGGCGCTATCGCCGAAGATCCCGTTACCGGAAGCCTCAACGCCTCGCTGGCGCAGTGGCTGTTTGCGACGGGATTCGTTGCGGGAGACTATGTGGCCGCGCAAGGGACGCGCCTTGGTCGTCACGGCCGCATTTACCTCATCCGCGACGATATCGGCCAGATATGGGTGGGGGGCGAAACGCGTACCCACATAGAAGGCCGGCTACACGCCCTTTGAAAAGAAGAACGAGGCGATTTGATGGATGATAGTGTTTACCGACCGATATCCGAACGCGTATTGGCAGATGATTGGGGACGGCTAACCGAATATGAGTATGAACTTCGGCTGAGGGATGGAAGCTGGCAGCGGCAGACTCGCGAGGCATATGACCGTGGTAATGGCGCGGCATGCCTTTTGTACAATCCGGCAAGTGACAACGTCCTGCTTACCCGCCAGTTCCGGTTGCCCGTACTTTTGAACGGCGGTTTAGAATCGCTGATTGAAGCGCCTGCAGGACTGCTGGAGGGCGCTGATCCAGCAGAGCGAATGCGTGCGGAACTGATGGAGGAAACCGGATATAAGGTTTTCGAACTAACTCATCTGTACGATGTATATATGAGCCCCGGATCGGTCACAGAATATCTGGCGTTCTTCTATGGCGAATATGCCGAGAGCGATAAAGTGGGGGCAGGCGGTGGGTCGGTTGCCGAAGGCGAAGACATAGATGTGCTCGAAGTTACGCTGTCCAAGGCAATGCAGATGATCAGTTGCGGCGATATTCGCGACGCCAAGACGATTATTCTGCTTCAACATCTCACCATTCGGCTTTTGCAGGAAAAATACACGACGCTGGAATTCTGAAGAATCTGAGGATTGATCCAGATCGCAATGTTTTTGTTAATGAACGAGGGGCCGCGTGGTCATAAGTTCGCCTGTTAATTGGGACTAAGTCTCCCAGACCACGAATATCCGCAAAGTTGATCTTTAACTTGGGTATTTTAGAGATACATTGCGACAGACGGCTGATTGTTATCCGGAATTCACCCAGCTGGTTAATTTGGCTTGGGATTTGCCATAGGCGCCGGCTGTATTTAGCCAAAACCTTTGCTTTTATGTTTGTAAGCCTCGTCATGATGTGCGTTGCCTGATACGTGGCACCTTTCCTGGGAAGTGTCCAAATCGTGCACACGGTCTTGGGTGCTAATAAAACAACTCCAGCTTTATATGGGCGATGTATTATCAGTGATGTGTTCCGCTTAGGCATTGTCCCGCTTCGGAATTGGCGCTTCTCTCACCCTTTAGACATTGCCCTGTGATCAGCGCCTGCAATTGTTTGTTCCCCTATTTCGATATTCGTTTTAGCTGTTTCTTGCCGCCAACGGAAATTACTTCCGGCGTTATATCCGCCCATGGGGAGAGACCGCGCGGGCAGACTTTTACGCTCGCGGTACTCTCAAAATCGCTGCCTTCACCTTTCAAGACGTATCTCACAACCAGGACGTCAATGGCGAACCTTTGATTGTTTATGCCCCAGATAGCACGGGGCTGCCTTAACGTGTTAGTCCACTCGTCGAGACTGACCAAAATTCGAGATTGAGCATGCCCGTCACATATGAGACCAGAGGAATGCCGGACATGTAGTCGTCTTAAGGGATGATTTTGTAATGGCGATAAATGACTTGATAGGCGAATACGGCTCCACAGCAATCGCACCATAGATTTTTCGGTCTCCGTTGACCTCGCGCGAGTGGGAGGGGGAACTGCCGACGTTTCTTTGCTAGCAGTTCACCTTGGAGAACCCATCGATGGTCTATCACAGACTTCTGAGCTGGTGGTTTAACCGGAATGATTGCTGCAGTGCTCGATATTACTTACGCGCTGCGCTCTGCCTGGTCGGAGAACTGAACCTTGCGCGAAACAATTAAAGGTGGAGAGAAGTTTCGCGCGCGGGACATTGTTTTAAAAGCAAGCCTGAGATGCCGAGATTTGGTAGTTGATGGATGCTGAATGCTGAATGCAAACAAGGATTGTCGGCTGCCAAATCCTGATGCGGTTAAATCCCCGCCACCACTAGGCCCTCACTCTGATCACCTTCCTTTTTCCGTTCAGGGACTCTAGCGGTTGGTGGGAGAGCGTAGAAGACGGTAAAACAGGCCGTTCATTCCGTATTGGGAACGATAATGAGGTAATCAGGCGCGGTTGGGCGGAAAGGCCCTATCTTTAGTTAAGAATGCAATAACATAGGCGAGTAATAGTAACGCCAAAACCGACCAAGAAAGCCAGCCGGTGCCTAAGTGTTCGAGCAAAAGGCCACCCATGATGCCGCCGCCAGCTATCGCCAAGTTCCAGACTGTCACGATCATAGACTGAGCAACGTCCGAAGATCGGCCAGAGATATTCGTGGCTGCAGTCTGAAACAGAGTGGCGGCACCTCCAAAAGCCAATCCCCAAACACCAGCTGCCAGCCAGAATAGTTCCGACACCGCGCCAGCGACCCCAAGAATTAACGCGGCCACTGCGAAAAGCAGAATGCTTGCTAGTACGAGTTCGCGCAGCCTTCGACCAATTAGATATCCAACGATACCGATCCCTGCAATTGCCGCTAACCCGAACAAAAGCAGGACGAAATCGAGTTTCTGAGCTAACCCTGCGGGAACCACGAGCGGCGCGATGTAAGTATAAAGGATATTATGCGCCAGGACAAAGAGCAGGGTTACCATTAAAACCGGCTTAAATCCTGCAATTGCCAGTGTGCCCTTGATAGAGGCCCGCTTAGTGACTGTCATGCCAGGATAATCAGGCACTTTCCGCCATACCCAGATGATCAGAACCAAGGTTAATACCGTCATCACCGCAAAAGCACTTCGCCAGCCGATTGTCGCCCCTAGCAGCGTTCCTGCGGGAATACCCATCGATAGGGCTAACGGTGTGCCGACCATCGCAATCGCAATAGCGCGTCCTTTGAGCTCATCCGATACCATTCGTGCCGCATAGCCGGCGATCATCGCCCAAAGCAGACCTGCGCAGATGCCGGCGCAAAAGCGCGCCAATAACATGACGCTGAAGCTTCCCGTGATTGCTGTTATCGTGTTGACCACTGCAAATCCCCCAATTGTGTAAAGGAGGAGCGGTTTGCGCCGAAAATGCTGTGTAGCGGCCGTGAGCGGAATGGCCGCCGCCAGCGAACCTGCAGCATATACGGTAATGAGCTGACCAATAGCAGCGGGGCTAACACCTAGCTCCGCCTGCATCTGCGGGAGAAGTCCCGCCGGTAAGGCCTCAGTTAAGATGGTGATGAAACCAGCCATGGCAAGAGCAAGCAAGGCTGCCGTGGGCAATGGCGTGGAATCGTGCCTTTCGACCACTTTGCGATTATCCAGAATCGAACAGGACATGATGTTCAACCTGCCAGTCCGAGTTTGGGCAAAACCAGATCGCCGACATTGTATGTGTGGAACTCGCTCGTAGAGACAGCGTCAAGCTTGCGGAACTTCTCAACGAAAACCGGATCGGAGAAGAACTCGTCGACGTTTCCTGCACCCTGAATTGCCTCGATGTTAACCACGGTCAGTCCATCCGTGCTTTTGGCAAGGTTGCTCCAAAGAAATCCCGCTTTTCTCTCAGCTACGTAGTGAACGACATCCTGAATAATCTGGAACGCTTCGTCCTGCTTGCCGGGATGAACGTGAATGACATTGACGATAAACGTGGTTGGCATCGGTGAGGTAACAAATCCGGCGGCCAATTTTTTATCCATTTTATATTCCTCTCATGAAAAACGGCATCATTTGCCGAGCACACTGGATATCGGTTGCGTAATACGCGATAAACAATCGTGTATTCCAATGAGAGCGGAATAGTTTTCCTTAATCGGGGGCATATGGATAAGTTTGGTACGCTAGGTATCTTTGTTCAAGCGGCTGAAGGCGGCAGCTTTGTAGCCGCCGCCCATCGTTTAGGTCTCTCCAGTTCCGCAGTTGGCAAAGCAATTGCGCGTCTTGAACGAGAGATGGGCGTGCGCCTTTTCCATCGCTCGACCCGCAGTATGACCCTGACGGAGGAAGGCAGCTTCTTTTTGGATACTTGCCGACGCATTCTGTCTGAGCTGGACGCAGCACAAGCGCAGCTTTCAAGATCCCACACCACTCCCCACGGCCTGTTGAGAGTAAGCTTTCCTTTGACGGGAATGCTGTTGATGCCAGCTATATCGGCCTTCATGACGGCATATCCCGAAATCAGGCTGGACCTCGATTTTACAGATCGTTTAGTTGACGTAATCGAAGAAGGTTTCGATGCCGTTGTCCGTACGGGCGAGGTGCGAGATACGCGGCTGATGAGTCGAAAGCTTGGCACGTTTCAACATCGAATAGTCGCTTCGGCAGCCTACCTCGAAAAGGCTGGTGTTCCGCAAGTCCCCGAAGACCTGCTGCGTCATCGTTGTATGCATCACAGATATGCCAATTCGGGAAAATTGGAGCCGTGGCCGTTGGCGAGGGAAGGCAAAGATCTGCGCATCGTTCTTCCGACGACGACGATAGCAAGTACCCTTGAACCGCTCGTTAACCTTGCTGAGAATGGCTTTGGCATAACTTGCTTGCCACATTTCGCAGTGGCTCAACAGATAGCGGAACGCAAGTTAGTCCCGGTACTTAATGATTATACAGCAGAAGCGGGCATATTCCGTGTCCTTTGGCCCACAAGCCGTTATTTATCGCCGAAGATCCGCGTTTTCGTGGACTTTATGGCTGCAAATTTGTTTAACTTCGAAAACACGTCGGTACCGGCCACCGCGATGGCTAAGGACGCTGCAAAAGCTCGCCGGCCCCGTTGACGGCGGATTGGGTCGCATACCACCTCACATCGCCCTATAGTTTCACTAACGCCAACAGGTGCAGACCAATTCAGCCCTCACGTGTCAAAGGGGCGCTACTGCTTTGGTTTCTTCACTAGATGTTTGGTCCTAGCATTCTAGAGCATTTCCTGTTTAAGATGAATCGTTAGCGCCTATCTATTTGTTTTTACGCATGTCTTTATTCAAAAACAGGTTCCCACTTTTGGGAGACATGCTCGAGGCTGTCAATTTCAGCTCTCCGCCTCGACTTTCTCACTATCTGTGTTGATCAAACTATGCGACTAGCGTTTAGATTGGATCCAATCATCATTGGATAGTCGACTGACGGAGAGTTATCTGAAGCAAGCCAAAGCATGAATTGCATTAGAAAAGAATGAAACTTTCTCCGCGAAACTATTGAAGCTAGAACAGGACATAATTGCTGTCGTCAATTAGTATCTCAATGAGCGGTGGCAAAATAATTCCGCAGTCACTCTTAGTCTTTTCAGAGCAGGAACGCGGAAGCAGAAATAACGGAACCATTGCAATGCAACACTCGATGCGAAAATATCTTCTACCAAGAAATGCTATGAACTAATGCTTATGGGTCTAGAAAATTATAAATCCCGTATAGTCTAATTTCTCTTCGTTCGACTAAAGTATGATGTGTCAGGGAATGTCACTATCTGTAGTTGACATTGCGGAGAAAGTCACTCATTCGGATCACATTGCTTCGAGTGTAGTATCGTTGGCCAGACAACAATTGATCGGCTTCTAGCCAACCCTGCAATCGAGTTTTGGGAATTCAATCGAATCTTCGTGATCAGTATATTTAGCTGTTACGAACGATCTACCGACATGACGAGGGCCATGTTTGGTTGAATTGGGGATGTGACTGAAATGCAATTACAATTGGGCACGACGCTTTTAAGTGCAACTGTCATCATTTTGGCTGCAACCGTAGTATCGGTCCAGGGTCAAGATGCAGCAACATCGGAGAAGTCTGCAGTCCAATCAAAACGATTTGATGATTGGTATTATCGTTGCGCCGAAGTCAAGGCCGCAGACGGTAAAGCTCTGTCACAATGTGAAGTGGCACAGATTGCTCAGGTCAAACAGGGCGAGGAGAACGTCAATGTTCTCACATTGGCCATTGCAAAGGCTGCGCCCGAAGCTGGCAAGAAGCCTTCCGGCAATGAGCTGTTATTGACCGCGCTTGTGCCGCTGAATGTTGTACTGCCAATCGGGCTTGGGTTGGCTGCTGATGGCAAAGATGTCGTTACGATCCCTTACCGCAATTGTAATCAAGCTGGATGCTGGGCGCAGCAAAAGCTCGATCAGAAAATGCTCGCTGCTTTGCAAAAAGGGTCTGCAGGAGAAGCCCGTCTGCGCCTGATGAACGGTCAGAACATCAATCTGAAGTTTTCATTGAAGGGGCTCACCAAGGCTCTCGCAGAATTGCAAAAACCAACTAAAGCCTGACGGATAAGATTATGATGTATTCTGTTCGTTTGGGCGGCCAGCTTTGGCTTGGGCTTTGCGTGGCGCTGCTTGCTTCAACAGCTTCTGGTTTTGCCCAGCAGCCACCCAATCTGTTGCCGAATGCAGCGGCATCTCCTGCCGATGATTTCATGCGCCGTCAAGCAGAGCAGGATTCGGAGCAGCGATTACGTGCGTTGGGTGATGCAACTCCCCGTGAAATGACGCCAGCCAAACCCGAGCAAACGGGACCTTTGAGCAAAGCAGCACAAGGACCGTGTTTCGCAATCACCCGTGTCGAGGTTGAAGGCGTCACTCTGCTTTCAACGTCAGCGCTTGCGCCCACATTGGCTTCTTATCAGAACAAGTGTATCGGGCTTGCTGACATCAATGTTCTGTTGAAAGACATCACCAGTCTTTACATGGATGCAGGCTATATCACGTCGCGTGTCTACGTGCCGGAGCAGGATATTGCAAAGACCAAGGTCTTGCGCCTTGTGGCGGCTGAAGGTTCACTTTCTGATATTTACCTGAATGGTAAACCTGCAGTCTATCCGGGATTGATCGCAACAGCCTTTCCGGGTTTGAAGGGTAAACCCGTTAATATCCGCGACGTTGAGCAAGGCCTCGATCAGGTCAATCGATTGTCTTCTAACAACGCCAAGACGTCAATGTTGCCGGGCAAAGAACCTGGAGCGTCTATTCTCAATGTCGAGAATAAGCCGGGTCTGCCGTGGCATTTCTCGGTGGCCAACAACAATCTTGGTCAGAAATCGACCGGTTATTCGCGGTCTTCAGTTTCATTCCGCATGGATAATCTGTTCAATCTAAATGACTTGGTGTCGCTCACCTATGAACACACCGGACCTGATTATCCATGGCCCAATGATGGTGTTGGACAAAGCAACAGCATTTCGGGCTCGATCAGTGTACCTTACGGATATTGGAGCTTCACGCTCAATGGTTCCTACTACAAATATCGTAGCTTGGTTCCGGGGAATTTTGGCGATATCGACACGTCGGGCGATTCTGGTCAGCTTGGTTTCAATGTCGACCGCGTTATTCTGCGCGATCAAAATTCGATTACAACGCTCAATGCAGGTATTGCCTATAAGGAAACCAACAATTTCCTGATGGGTAACTTGATCGAAGTTGGAAGTCGGAAATATTCGGTCGCAAACTTAGGCATTTCCCATTCGCGTCGCATGCTGGGTGGGCTCTGGGTCTTTGACTTAAGCTATAATCAGGGACTTGGCGTGTTTGGCGCGACGAAACGCGGTGATCCCGGTGCGGGCGACGCAGAGCCGGAATTCTCCAAATTCACAGGCACGATAAACGTCACCAAACCTTTCCAGCTGGCAAACCAGAACTTCCAGTTCTCAACACTGATCAACGGACAGTATTCCCCAGACAATCTTTATGGTGCGGAACAGATTTCATTGGGCGGCTATTCCAATGTGCGCGGAACCCGCGACAGCATTCTGTTCGGCAATAGTGGGCTGTTCACCCGCAATGAGCTCGTCTGGCGCACGTTGCCGTGGAAGGACAGTGAGCTCCTGACCAAACGGCTCGGCGAATTG
It includes:
- a CDS encoding ShlB/FhaC/HecB family hemolysin secretion/activation protein; translation: MMYSVRLGGQLWLGLCVALLASTASGFAQQPPNLLPNAAASPADDFMRRQAEQDSEQRLRALGDATPREMTPAKPEQTGPLSKAAQGPCFAITRVEVEGVTLLSTSALAPTLASYQNKCIGLADINVLLKDITSLYMDAGYITSRVYVPEQDIAKTKVLRLVAAEGSLSDIYLNGKPAVYPGLIATAFPGLKGKPVNIRDVEQGLDQVNRLSSNNAKTSMLPGKEPGASILNVENKPGLPWHFSVANNNLGQKSTGYSRSSVSFRMDNLFNLNDLVSLTYEHTGPDYPWPNDGVGQSNSISGSISVPYGYWSFTLNGSYYKYRSLVPGNFGDIDTSGDSGQLGFNVDRVILRDQNSITTLNAGIAYKETNNFLMGNLIEVGSRKYSVANLGISHSRRMLGGLWVFDLSYNQGLGVFGATKRGDPGAGDAEPEFSKFTGTINVTKPFQLANQNFQFSTLINGQYSPDNLYGAEQISLGGYSNVRGTRDSILFGNSGLFTRNELVWRTLPWKDSELLTKRLGELRPYAAIDYGHVFAQDRFGIEGGDVSGWTVGTRLAGGNIAADIGYSRIIKSTAETNGKDLFFVSTSLQF